From a single Micromonospora sp. WMMD1102 genomic region:
- a CDS encoding cupin domain-containing protein: MQIIHGAGAWTPPPAGAADDWVENLRVPDLSVGTYCIPAGGTDGQSPHTEDEIYVVTAGRARIVTPEGTAEVGPGAVIFVPAGEEHRFEDITEDLALLVVFGPAYGSRAPGR; this comes from the coding sequence ATGCAGATCATCCATGGTGCCGGCGCGTGGACGCCGCCGCCCGCCGGAGCGGCCGACGACTGGGTGGAGAACCTGCGGGTGCCGGATCTCTCGGTGGGGACGTACTGCATTCCGGCAGGTGGGACCGACGGGCAGAGTCCACACACCGAGGACGAGATCTACGTGGTCACCGCCGGACGGGCCCGGATCGTGACCCCGGAGGGTACGGCCGAGGTCGGCCCCGGTGCGGTGATCTTCGTGCCGGCGGGTGAGGAACACCGGTTCGAGGACATCACCGAGGACCTGGCCCTGCTTGTGGTGTTCGGCCCGGCGTACGGCTCGCGCGCCCCGGGCCGGTGA
- a CDS encoding DHA2 family efflux MFS transporter permease subunit: MSVAVQPDAESDKLDPGVLRIAGVVVLGIIMSILDVTVVSVALPTFQREFDASYATVAWTMTAYTLALATVIPITGWAADRFGTKRLYLLSLVLFLGGSVLCSVAWDIGPLIMFRVLQGLGGGMLMPLGMTIMTRAAGPHRVGRVMAVLGVPMLLGPIGGPILGGWLIEAVSWHWIFLINVPVGIVAFLLALRVLPKDEPHPSESFDFVGMLLLSPGLALFLYGVSSIPEAGTVADAEVLVPAIAGLALVLGFVLHALRKDHPLIDLGLFKNRNLTVSVITMTLFTVSFMGAMLLLPSYFLQVRGEGTLDTGLLLAPQGLGAMLTMPIAGRLTDRTGPGRLVLTGIVVISLGLSVFTQITAGTSYLVLLGGLFVMGLGMGMTMMPIMSAAMASLTHQQVARGSTTMNIVQQTAGSIGTAVMSVVLTNRVLDSPAAAGYTAVTQGQVSADQVPPEVLAQGQASLADAFGQTYLIALVLVVLCVIPALLLPRRRIAPATPEQGAAPVPVAMH; this comes from the coding sequence ATGTCCGTGGCCGTCCAACCTGACGCCGAGAGCGACAAGCTCGATCCCGGCGTCCTGAGAATCGCCGGCGTGGTGGTGCTCGGCATCATCATGTCCATCCTCGACGTCACGGTCGTCAGCGTCGCGCTGCCGACCTTCCAGCGCGAGTTCGACGCCAGCTACGCCACCGTCGCCTGGACGATGACCGCGTACACGCTGGCCCTGGCCACCGTCATCCCGATCACCGGCTGGGCCGCCGACCGGTTCGGCACCAAGCGCCTCTACCTGCTGTCGCTGGTGCTCTTCCTCGGCGGCTCGGTGCTGTGCAGCGTCGCCTGGGACATCGGCCCGTTGATCATGTTCCGGGTGCTCCAGGGGCTCGGCGGCGGCATGCTGATGCCGCTCGGCATGACGATCATGACCCGGGCCGCCGGTCCGCACCGGGTCGGCCGGGTGATGGCCGTGCTCGGCGTACCGATGCTGCTCGGCCCGATCGGTGGCCCGATCCTCGGCGGCTGGCTGATCGAGGCGGTCTCCTGGCACTGGATCTTCCTGATCAACGTGCCGGTCGGCATCGTCGCCTTCCTCCTCGCGCTGCGGGTGCTGCCCAAGGACGAGCCGCACCCGTCCGAGTCGTTCGACTTCGTCGGCATGCTGCTGCTCTCGCCGGGCCTCGCGCTGTTCCTCTACGGCGTCTCCTCCATCCCGGAGGCCGGCACCGTGGCCGACGCGGAGGTACTGGTCCCGGCGATCGCCGGCCTGGCCCTGGTCCTCGGCTTCGTGCTGCACGCGCTGCGCAAGGACCACCCGCTGATCGATCTCGGGCTGTTCAAGAACCGCAACCTCACCGTCTCGGTCATCACGATGACGCTGTTCACGGTGTCGTTCATGGGCGCGATGCTGCTGCTACCGAGCTACTTCCTCCAGGTGCGCGGGGAGGGCACCCTGGACACCGGTCTGCTGCTCGCTCCGCAGGGCCTCGGCGCGATGCTGACCATGCCGATCGCCGGCCGGCTCACCGACCGGACCGGGCCGGGCCGGCTGGTGCTGACCGGCATCGTGGTGATCTCCCTCGGGCTCAGCGTGTTCACCCAGATCACCGCCGGCACCTCGTACCTGGTGCTGCTCGGCGGCCTCTTCGTGATGGGTCTCGGGATGGGCATGACAATGATGCCGATCATGTCGGCCGCGATGGCCAGCCTGACCCACCAGCAGGTGGCCCGGGGCTCGACCACGATGAACATCGTCCAGCAGACCGCCGGGTCGATCGGCACCGCCGTGATGTCGGTGGTCCTCACCAACCGGGTGCTGGACAGCCCGGCCGCCGCCGGGTACACGGCGGTCACCCAGGGACAGGTGTCGGCGGACCAGGTGCCGCCGGAGGTACTGGCCCAGGGGCAGGCGTCCCTGGCGGACGCGTTCGGCCAGACGTACCTGATCGCGCTGGTCCTGGTCGTCCTCTGCGTGATCCCGGCGCTGCTGCTGCCGCGCAGGCGGATCGC
- a CDS encoding MarR family transcriptional regulator translates to MSDRDDLIAQIMDTQREMQHHFANDPANPLFTLHLTLPQLKALLLLSAHGSIAGQELSSAMGVSLATMTGMVDRLVAQGLVTRREDPHDRRVRRIELSGPGRDLVDRFVTAGTQKMRRILDRLSDDELRTLAQCGAMLTKAFADDPEPPATGCVPFGIG, encoded by the coding sequence ATGAGTGACCGGGACGATCTCATCGCCCAGATCATGGATACGCAACGGGAAATGCAGCACCACTTCGCCAACGACCCGGCGAACCCCCTCTTCACGCTGCACCTCACGTTGCCCCAGCTCAAGGCACTTCTCCTACTGTCCGCGCACGGCAGTATCGCTGGCCAGGAACTCAGCTCGGCGATGGGTGTGAGCCTGGCCACCATGACCGGGATGGTGGACCGGCTGGTCGCCCAGGGCCTGGTCACCCGCCGCGAGGATCCGCACGACCGCCGGGTACGCCGGATCGAGCTGAGCGGTCCCGGCCGCGACCTGGTCGACCGGTTCGTGACCGCCGGTACCCAGAAGATGCGCCGGATCCTCGACCGGCTCTCCGACGACGAGCTGCGCACCCTCGCCCAGTGCGGTGCGATGCTGACCAAGGCCTTCGCCGACGATCCCGAACCGCCCGCCACCGGCTGCGTCCCGTTCGGGATCGGATAG